GCCTCAGCTTTCGCTACCCAGATCTTGGGGTGTGAACGACGTCTACACCCCGAATGCAGTAGCTCCGTGCTCTGCTGCGGCGCTTAGGTGCTCAAGACACAATTTCGGCGGCACAAGGTTCGCCTCACGCAGCGGAACACGCGCGTTCGTGGCCTCCCCCGAAAGCGCAACAATCGTGTGACAGATCTGGGATATCGGGGATTCCCCTCAAGCGCCGCCTCCCCCCAACCGACCACCTAAACAACGCGCAGCGTGCGCGAACCGCGGAGGCGTCTGCATGCACGATCCCAACGATCGATCGGGCCGTCGACCCGGCGAGGACGGCGGAAGCCTGGGCGTCCTCACCGAGGATCGGCGCCAGGTCGAGCGCCGGATCGACGCGGCCGTGGCGGACCTCGCCGAGCCCGACCTTGCCGTCCCGCCGCCTGCTCCGGACAGCCTCCCGCGCGAGTCCCCGAGCCCCGGGCGCCCGTCGCCGCGCGCGGGCAACCTGCGCGCGCGTCTGGAAGAAGTGAACAAGGAGCTCTGGATCCTGCTCACCCTGCTGGTGCTGGCGGGCGCGATCAATCTGCTGCTCACCGGACGGCAGATGCTCCTCGGCCTCTACACCCTGCCCACGCTCTACTCGGCGTATCACTTCGGCCGACGCCACGCGGTGCTGACGGCGGTGGCGAGCGCCTTCCTCGTCGCGCTGATGGCGCGCCTCAACCCGGCGCTCTTCGCCGAGACGCCCAGCTCGCTGGCCGTGAGCGGGGAGACCCTGCAGCTCCTGGCCTGGGGCGGGATCCTGGTGCTCACCGCCTACGCCATGGGCACGCTGCACGAGAAGCACGCGCGGCGCATGGTCGAGCTGCGCGAGACCTACCAGGGCCTGCTGCTCATCCTGCGGCAGTTCGTCGCCAAGGACACCTTCACGGAGAACCACAGCTACAGGGTCTCCGTCTACGGCGCGAACATCGCCATGCAGATGGGCCTGCCGGCGCATCGCGTGGAGGATCTGCGCGCGGCCGCGCTGCTGCACGACATCGGCAAGCTGGAGCTGAGCCGCGAGCTGCTCTACAAGGCCAGCAAGCTCACGGCGGACGAGTACGAGGAGATGAAAACCCACCTCGACCGCGGCGTGGACTTCCTCCAGCCGGTGGGGGGCTCGCTGCAGCGGGTGATTCCCATCATCCTGGCGCATCACGACCGCTTCGATGGATCGGGCTACCGGCCGACGAAGGAGCAGGAGATCCCGCTGGAGGCGCGGATCATCGCGGTGGCGGATGTCTTCGACTCGCTCACCAGCGACCGGCCCTACCGCAAGGCGATGTCGCCCTTCGAGGCGAAGGAGATCATCGAGAAGGGCGCGGGCAGCGACTTCGACCCCGCCGTGGTGACGGCCTTCCGCGCCGCCTTCCAGCGCGGCCTCATGGAAGTGCCGCACGTGGTCGTCTAGCGCGGCGGCTAGGCGTCCTCCATGGCCGCCTTCTGCGCCCGCCGGCGCGCGTTCTCGTCCAGCACGGTCTTGCGCAGGCGGATGCTCTTCGGCGTCAGCTCCACCAGTTCGTCGGCGTTCAGGTACTCGAGGCACTCCTCGAGGCTCATCTTCACCGCGGGCGCCAGCTTGAGCGCGCGGTCCGAGGCCGCGGCGCGCATGTTGGTGAGCTTCTTGGAGCGCTGGGGGTTCACCAGCATGTCGCCCTCGCGGGCGCTCTCGCCGATCACCTGCCCCACGTAGACCCTCTCGCCCGGCTCCACGAAGAAGCGGCCGCGGTCCTGCAGCGCGTCGAGCGCGTAGGCCTCCGCCTCGCCCGCGGTCATGGCGAGGATGCTGCCCGTCTGCCGCTGGGGGATGGAC
Above is a genomic segment from Candidatus Latescibacterota bacterium containing:
- a CDS encoding HD domain-containing protein codes for the protein MHDPNDRSGRRPGEDGGSLGVLTEDRRQVERRIDAAVADLAEPDLAVPPPAPDSLPRESPSPGRPSPRAGNLRARLEEVNKELWILLTLLVLAGAINLLLTGRQMLLGLYTLPTLYSAYHFGRRHAVLTAVASAFLVALMARLNPALFAETPSSLAVSGETLQLLAWGGILVLTAYAMGTLHEKHARRMVELRETYQGLLLILRQFVAKDTFTENHSYRVSVYGANIAMQMGLPAHRVEDLRAAALLHDIGKLELSRELLYKASKLTADEYEEMKTHLDRGVDFLQPVGGSLQRVIPIILAHHDRFDGSGYRPTKEQEIPLEARIIAVADVFDSLTSDRPYRKAMSPFEAKEIIEKGAGSDFDPAVVTAFRAAFQRGLMEVPHVVV